A window of Komagataeibacter medellinensis NBRC 3288 contains these coding sequences:
- a CDS encoding heme exporter protein CcmD, with product MTHLPYIAAAYGLTLGVAAILSINATFRLRQARKRLAAIELPRTRQPS from the coding sequence ATGACCCATCTGCCCTATATCGCCGCCGCCTACGGCCTGACCCTTGGCGTGGCCGCCATCCTGTCCATCAATGCCACGTTCCGGCTCCGCCAGGCGCGCAAACGCCTTGCCGCCATTGAGCTGCCACGGACCCGCCAGCCATCATGA
- the ccmE gene encoding cytochrome c maturation protein CcmE: MTRKSRRLWLVVACMIGLGSAAALTLNAFSSNIVFFMAPSQVHAKPPPADRTIRLGGMVVAGSVHRETVKDTPVNLFDVTDGQAAVTVRYEGILPDLFREGQSVVAVGTVNPDGTFRASEVLAKHDETYMPKEVAEELRRSGKWDPRFGKAPDAASWNTMTAADGPKKPATQTPDGN; this comes from the coding sequence ATGACACGCAAGAGCCGACGCCTGTGGCTGGTAGTGGCGTGCATGATCGGGCTTGGGTCCGCGGCCGCCCTCACCCTCAACGCCTTTTCATCCAATATCGTGTTCTTCATGGCGCCCTCGCAGGTGCATGCCAAGCCGCCGCCGGCTGACCGCACCATCCGTCTGGGTGGCATGGTGGTGGCAGGCAGCGTGCACCGGGAGACGGTAAAGGATACCCCCGTCAACCTGTTTGACGTGACCGACGGACAGGCCGCCGTGACCGTGCGTTACGAAGGCATCCTGCCCGACCTGTTCCGCGAGGGGCAGAGCGTGGTGGCTGTGGGCACGGTCAACCCCGATGGCACCTTCCGCGCCAGCGAAGTACTCGCCAAGCATGACGAGACCTACATGCCCAAGGAAGTGGCGGAGGAACTGCGCCGCAGCGGCAAGTGGGACCCCCGCTTTGGCAAGGCGCCCGACGCCGCAAGCTGGAACACCATGACAGCGGCAGACGGCCCGAAGAAACCGGCCACCCAGACACCTGACGGAAACTGA
- a CDS encoding heme lyase CcmF/NrfE family subunit has translation MNPELGNFALALACCMAAGQAILPLIGAQRRDTRLMALAPALAIGQMIALITAFACLVHAAITNDFSVQNVAANSAVSKPLLYKITGVWGNHEGSVLLWAMILSICGGAVALFGRNLPSALQARVIGVLGGVAAGFELFCLTTSNPFARVWPAPLDGQGMNPLLQDPGLAFHPPILYTGYVGFAVPFAFAIAALLEGRVDAAWGRWVRPWAVAAWCFLTCGIAMGSWWSYYVLGWGGYWFWDPVENASLIPWLTGTALVHSAIVVEKREALKIWTVLLAIGTFSFSLSGTFLVRSGILNSVHAFANDPARGVFILGLLALVIGGSLLLFAIRAPQLTTGGLFAPVSREGLLVLNNILLCSICAVVLTGTMYPPFMSLLFGKTISVGKPFFDATTIPLAIPLMVFMGFGPMVPWKRAQMWPVLRRLWWAACVALMALVVATFRMRDILAVLATATAVWVICSSIADVAERLRLFRQPLTYSWQRARSLPRAVFGAALAHAGVGIVVLGIAGMSQAAHRIVEVHVGESEMLAGDSWTLTDVHPAEGPNYSALVATIEVRHNGRLITTLHPSKRTFASQHQTTTEVAIHTNLMADIYGVLGDKHGDDVNPTYVLRLHYNPLAPWMWLGGLIMAIGGALSLSDRRVRVGAPRRAKTVDVVVVQ, from the coding sequence ATGAACCCGGAACTTGGAAATTTTGCCCTGGCGCTGGCATGCTGCATGGCCGCCGGACAGGCGATCCTGCCCCTGATCGGCGCACAGCGGCGCGATACCCGGCTAATGGCGCTGGCCCCTGCACTGGCGATAGGGCAGATGATCGCGCTGATCACCGCATTTGCGTGCCTGGTCCATGCCGCCATCACCAATGATTTTTCCGTGCAGAACGTGGCCGCCAACAGCGCGGTCAGCAAACCGCTGCTGTACAAGATCACTGGCGTATGGGGTAACCATGAGGGGTCGGTCCTGCTTTGGGCGATGATCCTGTCCATCTGCGGTGGCGCGGTAGCGCTGTTTGGCCGTAACCTGCCTTCCGCGCTACAGGCGCGCGTCATTGGGGTTCTGGGTGGAGTTGCAGCAGGCTTTGAACTGTTCTGCCTGACCACATCCAACCCGTTTGCCCGCGTATGGCCCGCACCGTTGGATGGTCAGGGCATGAACCCGCTGCTGCAGGATCCCGGCCTCGCGTTCCATCCGCCCATTCTCTACACCGGTTATGTTGGCTTTGCCGTGCCCTTCGCCTTCGCCATCGCCGCCCTGCTTGAAGGCCGGGTGGATGCCGCATGGGGTCGCTGGGTACGCCCGTGGGCGGTGGCGGCATGGTGCTTCCTGACCTGTGGCATCGCCATGGGATCATGGTGGTCTTACTACGTGCTGGGCTGGGGTGGGTACTGGTTCTGGGACCCGGTGGAGAATGCCTCGCTCATTCCATGGCTGACGGGCACGGCGCTGGTGCATTCCGCCATTGTGGTGGAAAAGCGCGAGGCGCTGAAGATCTGGACCGTACTGCTGGCGATCGGTACGTTCTCGTTCTCGCTTTCCGGCACATTTCTTGTGCGTTCGGGCATCCTTAATTCCGTCCATGCCTTTGCCAATGACCCGGCGCGTGGCGTGTTCATCCTCGGGCTGCTGGCGCTGGTCATCGGCGGGTCGCTGCTGCTGTTCGCGATCCGTGCGCCGCAGCTGACCACGGGGGGGCTGTTCGCACCTGTATCGCGTGAAGGGCTGCTGGTACTCAACAACATCCTTCTGTGCTCCATCTGCGCGGTGGTGCTGACGGGTACGATGTACCCCCCCTTCATGTCGCTGCTGTTTGGCAAGACGATTTCGGTCGGCAAGCCATTCTTTGACGCAACCACCATCCCGCTGGCCATCCCGCTCATGGTATTCATGGGCTTTGGCCCGATGGTGCCATGGAAGCGGGCACAGATGTGGCCGGTCCTGCGCCGCCTGTGGTGGGCAGCATGCGTGGCACTGATGGCGCTGGTTGTCGCGACCTTCCGGATGCGTGACATCCTGGCGGTGCTGGCGACGGCCACGGCGGTATGGGTCATCTGTTCCAGCATTGCCGATGTTGCCGAACGCCTGCGCCTGTTCCGCCAGCCGCTGACCTATAGCTGGCAACGCGCACGCAGCCTGCCGCGTGCGGTGTTTGGTGCGGCCCTTGCGCATGCCGGCGTTGGCATCGTGGTACTGGGCATTGCCGGCATGTCGCAGGCAGCGCACCGGATTGTGGAAGTGCATGTGGGTGAAAGCGAGATGCTGGCCGGTGACAGCTGGACCCTGACCGACGTGCATCCGGCTGAAGGCCCGAACTACAGCGCGCTGGTCGCCACCATAGAGGTCCGTCACAACGGCAGGCTGATCACCACGCTGCACCCCTCCAAGCGCACATTCGCCAGCCAGCACCAGACCACGACAGAAGTTGCGATCCATACCAACCTCATGGCCGACATCTATGGCGTGCTCGGGGACAAGCATGGGGATGACGTCAACCCGACCTATGTGCTGCGCCTGCATTACAACCCACTGGCGCCGTGGATGTGGCTGGGTGGGCTGATCATGGCCATTGGCGGGGCGCTGTCGCTGTCTGACCGGCGTGTGCGCGTGGGTGCCCCGCGCCGGGCAAAAACTGTTGATGTGGTGGTAGTGCAATGA
- a CDS encoding DsbE family thiol:disulfide interchange protein yields MSSQPPSPTRRRLLMAAPLVVAGGVGVGFWRMLSGMTKGSFDPHDIHAPALNRPVPDFALPDQAPGQGFSAQDLRALKSPVLVNYFASWCIPCVAEMPVLNALKERLPIWGIAYKDKPEHALGFVQRAGNPYARIAADRNGLAAIDWGVSGVPETFLIGPGGVIRWHTASPITETMITNTIMPLADSLKS; encoded by the coding sequence ATGAGCAGCCAGCCTCCTTCCCCCACCCGTCGCCGCCTGCTGATGGCGGCCCCGCTGGTTGTGGCCGGCGGGGTGGGCGTGGGCTTCTGGCGCATGCTGTCGGGCATGACAAAGGGATCGTTCGATCCGCATGACATCCATGCCCCCGCACTCAACCGTCCCGTTCCAGATTTTGCCCTGCCTGACCAGGCGCCGGGACAGGGCTTTTCCGCGCAGGACCTGCGTGCGCTGAAATCCCCGGTGTTGGTGAACTATTTCGCATCGTGGTGCATTCCGTGTGTTGCCGAAATGCCGGTGTTGAACGCGCTGAAGGAGCGCCTGCCGATCTGGGGCATTGCGTATAAGGACAAGCCCGAACACGCGCTGGGCTTTGTGCAGCGCGCGGGTAATCCCTATGCCCGCATTGCCGCTGACCGCAACGGGCTGGCCGCGATCGACTGGGGCGTATCCGGTGTACCGGAAACCTTCCTGATCGGGCCGGGCGGCGTCATCCGCTGGCATACGGCATCGCCCATTACCGAAACCATGATCACCAATACGATCATGCCGCTGGCGGACAGCCTGAAGTCATGA
- a CDS encoding cytochrome c-type biogenesis protein has protein sequence MKTHPMRRGGVIALLVCLLFAPLVAMAVDDPSEMLPDPAQEQRAEAIGSQLRCLVCQNESIEDSSADLARDLRHVVREHVAKGENNQQIMDWMVSRYGNFIRLRPPLTVGTLLLWVMPLLALCIGIGIAWWTFRRPRAPIPAPLSDEERRRLSDLTKTR, from the coding sequence ATGAAGACACATCCCATGCGCCGTGGTGGCGTGATTGCCCTGCTGGTCTGCCTGCTGTTTGCCCCGCTTGTGGCCATGGCGGTAGATGATCCGTCGGAAATGCTGCCCGACCCGGCACAGGAACAGCGTGCCGAAGCAATTGGCTCCCAGCTGCGCTGCCTTGTGTGCCAAAACGAATCTATCGAGGACAGCAGCGCCGATCTGGCCCGTGACCTGCGCCATGTGGTACGCGAGCACGTGGCCAAGGGCGAGAACAACCAGCAGATCATGGACTGGATGGTCAGCCGTTACGGTAATTTCATCCGCCTCAGGCCGCCGCTGACCGTTGGCACGCTGCTGCTGTGGGTCATGCCGCTGCTCGCACTGTGCATTGGCATCGGCATTGCATGGTGGACCTTCCGCAGGCCCCGCGCCCCCATTCCAGCCCCGCTGAGTGATGAAGAGCGCCGCCGCCTGTCCGACCTGACCAAAACACGCTGA
- the ccmI gene encoding c-type cytochrome biogenesis protein CcmI produces the protein MIWIGICLLGVIALLPALLSFRRATVLRDERETALVLHQAQLAELERDLQEGMIAPTEHDSARLEIQRRLLGVDLLPSESAGRSTSTMVTMAALVGLPVAAVALYLCVGHPQLPAQPLAPRLAALKQEDHRNDAIIDRLRDQLKLIPAGDPSLFQGYVLLGQAEAGRDHYAAAAAAWRNAIAQRFDPEVAARAAEAQMMADGGHISPETADLYRRALDAAPADAPWRMTVQQRIAQSEHQ, from the coding sequence ATGATCTGGATTGGTATCTGCCTTCTTGGCGTGATTGCGCTGCTGCCCGCGCTGCTGTCGTTCCGCCGCGCCACCGTGCTGCGCGACGAACGTGAAACTGCCCTTGTGCTGCATCAGGCCCAGTTGGCCGAACTGGAGCGCGACCTGCAGGAAGGCATGATCGCGCCTACCGAGCATGATAGCGCAAGGCTGGAAATCCAGCGCCGCCTGCTGGGGGTTGACCTGCTACCCAGCGAAAGTGCTGGCCGTTCCACCTCCACCATGGTCACCATGGCAGCCTTGGTGGGTCTGCCGGTCGCGGCCGTGGCGCTGTACCTATGTGTCGGGCATCCCCAGCTTCCGGCACAGCCGCTGGCCCCGCGCCTTGCGGCCCTGAAGCAGGAAGACCACCGCAATGATGCGATCATTGATCGGCTACGTGACCAGCTCAAACTGATCCCCGCAGGCGACCCCAGCCTGTTCCAGGGGTATGTGCTGCTGGGCCAGGCGGAAGCAGGGCGTGACCATTACGCCGCCGCGGCCGCAGCCTGGCGTAATGCAATCGCCCAGCGTTTTGATCCTGAAGTGGCAGCGCGTGCGGCAGAAGCGCAGATGATGGCCGATGGCGGCCACATCTCGCCTGAAACAGCCGACCTGTACCGCCGCGCGCTGGATGCAGCCCCCGCCGATGCCCCATGGCGCATGACGGTGCAGCAGCGCATTGCCCAGTCCGAGCACCAGTAG
- a CDS encoding DUF1674 domain-containing protein, whose amino-acid sequence MNKDNTPAPPPAADTAQDEAAKEAALLKQPAEPDERGGPKGPEPTRYGDWTVKGRCVDF is encoded by the coding sequence ATGAACAAAGACAACACCCCTGCCCCCCCCCCTGCGGCTGATACAGCGCAGGATGAAGCGGCCAAGGAAGCCGCATTGCTGAAGCAGCCCGCCGAGCCCGATGAACGCGGTGGCCCCAAGGGGCCGGAGCCAACGCGCTACGGGGACTGGACGGTCAAGGGGCGGTGCGTGGATTTCTGA
- a CDS encoding serine hydrolase domain-containing protein: MPHAQPDPAHMADRVRQVMQVAVQTGRLIGAVVLVAVDGQTVVTEAMGLADREQASPMRPDTVFRLASLTKPVVTATALALVEQGMLDLHAPVTRYLPDFRPTLPDGGACVITPHQLLTHTSGLTYGFSFPRDDNPYLRAGVSDGIADPGVSLADNLARLATTRLVFAPGQGWSYSLGLDVMGGVIEKITGLSLPQAVRQHVGGPLGWLQTGFVPPAHDSLAACYADARPVPIRMGASYALPRLLPGGGVGEIRFAPDRIFNPASYPSGGAGMVGTAGEFLAFLEAVRLGGEGLLAPASAALFGRNAIGDVDMGPLARGRRFGYGGAVIANPEAARTPLSPGSFTWSGVYGHQWVVDRARGVSIVMLSNTALAGMAGSYPDAVVAAVCDR; this comes from the coding sequence ATGCCCCACGCCCAGCCTGATCCCGCGCATATGGCGGACCGTGTCCGTCAGGTCATGCAGGTTGCCGTGCAGACCGGCCGACTGATCGGCGCGGTCGTGCTGGTGGCGGTTGACGGCCAGACCGTGGTGACCGAGGCCATGGGGCTTGCGGACAGGGAACAGGCAAGCCCCATGCGGCCCGATACCGTATTCCGCCTCGCATCCCTTACCAAGCCCGTGGTGACCGCCACCGCCCTTGCTCTGGTCGAACAGGGCATGTTGGACCTGCATGCCCCGGTTACCCGATACCTGCCGGACTTCCGGCCCACCCTACCTGATGGCGGGGCCTGCGTCATCACGCCCCACCAGTTGCTGACCCATACCAGCGGGCTGACCTATGGCTTCTCTTTCCCGCGCGATGACAATCCCTACCTGCGTGCTGGGGTGTCGGACGGGATTGCCGACCCCGGCGTATCGCTGGCCGATAACCTTGCCCGCCTGGCCACGACGCGGCTGGTTTTCGCGCCAGGACAGGGGTGGAGCTACTCGCTGGGGCTGGATGTGATGGGCGGGGTGATTGAAAAGATTACCGGCCTGTCCCTGCCACAGGCCGTGCGCCAGCATGTGGGCGGCCCGCTGGGGTGGCTTCAGACCGGCTTTGTCCCGCCCGCGCATGACAGTCTGGCCGCCTGCTATGCCGATGCGCGGCCCGTCCCGATCCGCATGGGCGCAAGTTATGCACTGCCTCGCCTGTTGCCCGGTGGCGGGGTGGGGGAGATCCGCTTTGCACCCGACCGGATATTCAACCCCGCTTCCTATCCCTCTGGTGGTGCGGGCATGGTGGGCACAGCAGGAGAATTCCTGGCGTTTCTCGAAGCTGTCCGTCTGGGGGGCGAAGGGCTGCTGGCACCCGCATCGGCCGCACTGTTCGGTCGCAATGCGATCGGAGATGTGGACATGGGGCCGCTTGCACGCGGTCGGCGTTTTGGCTATGGCGGCGCGGTTATAGCCAATCCCGAGGCCGCGCGCACGCCGCTCAGCCCCGGCAGTTTTACATGGAGCGGTGTGTACGGGCACCAGTGGGTGGTGGACCGGGCGCGGGGGGTGAGTATTGTCATGCTCAGCAACACGGCACTGGCCGGGATGGCGGGAAGTTACCCCGATGCGGTTGTCGCCGCCGTGTGTGACAGATAA
- a CDS encoding M16 family metallopeptidase: MIARLFRKTFPLSFLLCASCLIPGLPAIARTGTGTAVREQPEMPVQATLPNGLRVVIVPDRLAPVVSTEINYLAGSAAAPAAFPGTAHALEHMMFRGSEGLDRDQLAAIGARLGGSYNADTTENVTQFFYTAPAENLDVLLHIEALRMNGLTLAADDWAHERGAIEQEVSRDLSSPGYVYLSRLQSILFANTPYEHDALGTRPSFDRTDTTLLRRFYRDWYAPNNAILVIAGDVDAARTLAMVRKTFGAIPARKLPARPEIHPGPVQAQTLQFPTDYPMGLVAIASRMPGQNSHDFAAARILSDVLSSQRGALYELVPQGRALLASFDFITKSDAGIGIAIAAFPKGSAPGPLQARMQDILRSLRENGVPADLVDAAKRKELAELGFAANSISGLAESWSEAQAVMGLQSPDDEAAAFAAVTPEDVNRLARQVLDPQQAITAILTPRDGGHPAPGKGFGGSESFASVPDHPVTLPAWANASLRTVRPPVPAAPPATFTLPNGLKLVVRPATVSHTINLYGIIRHNEDMQEPPGQEGIADITDELFRYGSTMHDRIGLQKALDDIAATESAGTTFSLNVLTPDFDRGLDLLAENELHPSLPEAAFRVVRANTAASLSGLLHSPSYLFGRALQAAVSPPGDPSLRQANPAKVMKLTLADCRAFWGAAYRPDLTTIVITGDITPDAAYRAVTRTFGPWQAIGPTPAIDLPPRPDSHARVMHVPDPSSMQASVSLPESLGITVDNPEHFALNMGNEILGSGFSSRLYRDLRVRTGYVYTVRSNLTWKRHRSAYNISFGADPDKIAAARTAAVHDLIAMQTEPVSEDELVMARTGLLRSLALQSASLDTIAESYLHFSNLGLPFNQNDIAAQAYYTMDATTIRDAFRKWIRPADLATIIKGPVTTP, encoded by the coding sequence ATGATAGCACGCCTGTTTCGCAAGACATTCCCCCTCTCCTTCCTGTTATGTGCCAGTTGCCTGATACCCGGCCTGCCCGCCATTGCCCGGACCGGGACGGGCACAGCAGTACGGGAGCAACCCGAAATGCCGGTACAGGCCACGCTGCCCAACGGGTTGCGGGTCGTGATCGTGCCGGACCGGCTGGCGCCGGTGGTCAGTACCGAAATCAACTACCTTGCCGGTTCAGCCGCGGCACCGGCAGCCTTTCCCGGCACGGCACATGCGCTGGAACACATGATGTTCCGGGGCAGCGAGGGGCTGGATCGTGACCAGTTGGCCGCCATCGGCGCACGGCTGGGCGGCAGCTACAATGCCGATACGACGGAAAACGTAACCCAGTTCTTCTACACCGCCCCGGCTGAAAACCTGGATGTGCTGCTCCACATCGAGGCCCTGCGCATGAACGGCCTGACACTGGCAGCCGATGACTGGGCGCATGAACGTGGGGCGATCGAGCAGGAAGTCTCGCGCGATCTGTCCAGCCCGGGCTATGTCTACCTGTCGCGGCTACAGTCCATCCTGTTTGCAAACACCCCCTACGAACATGACGCACTGGGCACACGCCCGTCGTTTGACAGGACGGATACCACCCTGCTGCGCCGATTCTACCGCGACTGGTATGCCCCCAACAACGCCATACTGGTCATTGCGGGCGATGTGGACGCGGCGCGTACGCTGGCCATGGTGCGCAAGACCTTTGGCGCGATCCCGGCCCGCAAACTCCCCGCCCGCCCGGAAATCCATCCTGGTCCCGTTCAGGCACAGACCCTGCAGTTCCCGACCGATTACCCCATGGGGCTGGTGGCCATAGCCAGCCGCATGCCCGGCCAGAACAGCCATGACTTCGCTGCGGCGCGCATCCTGTCCGATGTGCTGTCCAGCCAGCGGGGCGCCTTGTATGAACTGGTGCCACAGGGGCGTGCGCTGCTGGCCAGCTTTGACTTCATAACCAAATCGGATGCGGGAATCGGCATCGCCATTGCTGCCTTCCCTAAGGGGAGCGCGCCCGGCCCCCTTCAGGCCCGCATGCAGGACATCCTGCGCAGCCTGCGTGAAAACGGCGTACCTGCCGATCTGGTCGATGCAGCCAAGCGCAAGGAACTGGCCGAGCTTGGCTTTGCCGCCAACAGCATTTCCGGTCTTGCGGAAAGCTGGTCGGAAGCGCAGGCGGTCATGGGTCTGCAATCCCCCGATGACGAGGCAGCCGCCTTCGCCGCCGTCACACCGGAGGACGTCAACCGCCTGGCCCGGCAGGTACTTGACCCACAACAGGCCATTACCGCCATCCTGACCCCGCGCGACGGCGGCCACCCCGCACCCGGCAAGGGATTTGGCGGCTCCGAATCCTTTGCCAGCGTGCCGGATCACCCCGTCACCCTACCCGCGTGGGCCAATGCCAGCCTGCGCACCGTACGCCCCCCCGTGCCTGCGGCACCGCCTGCAACCTTTACCCTGCCCAATGGACTGAAACTGGTCGTACGCCCCGCCACCGTCAGCCATACCATCAACCTGTATGGTATCATCCGCCATAACGAGGACATGCAGGAACCTCCCGGCCAGGAAGGCATTGCCGACATTACCGATGAACTGTTCCGCTATGGCAGCACCATGCATGACCGGATTGGCCTGCAGAAAGCACTGGATGACATTGCCGCTACCGAAAGTGCGGGAACCACATTCAGCCTGAACGTGCTGACCCCGGATTTTGACCGGGGACTGGACCTGCTAGCGGAAAACGAGCTTCATCCCTCCCTGCCCGAAGCGGCGTTCAGGGTGGTACGCGCCAATACCGCCGCCTCCCTGTCCGGCCTGCTGCATTCGCCCAGTTACCTGTTTGGCCGGGCACTCCAGGCCGCCGTATCCCCACCGGGTGACCCCTCGCTACGGCAGGCGAACCCGGCCAAGGTAATGAAACTGACGCTGGCGGACTGTCGGGCCTTCTGGGGGGCGGCTTACCGCCCGGACCTGACCACCATCGTCATAACCGGCGACATCACGCCCGATGCCGCCTACAGGGCAGTTACCCGTACCTTCGGTCCATGGCAGGCCATTGGCCCGACCCCTGCAATCGACCTGCCGCCCCGACCGGACAGCCATGCGCGCGTTATGCATGTGCCCGATCCGTCCAGCATGCAGGCGAGCGTATCGCTCCCTGAAAGCCTGGGCATAACGGTGGACAACCCGGAGCATTTCGCACTCAACATGGGCAATGAAATCCTTGGCTCCGGCTTTTCATCGCGCCTGTACCGCGACCTGCGGGTCCGCACCGGATATGTCTATACCGTCCGTAGCAACCTGACATGGAAGCGCCACCGCAGCGCCTACAACATCTCCTTCGGTGCAGACCCGGACAAGATTGCCGCCGCCCGTACGGCTGCCGTGCATGACCTTATCGCCATGCAGACCGAACCTGTCAGCGAAGACGAACTGGTCATGGCTCGCACGGGCCTGCTGCGCAGCCTGGCCCTGCAATCGGCCAGTCTTGATACGATTGCCGAAAGCTACCTGCATTTCAGTAATCTTGGCCTACCATTCAATCAGAACGATATCGCGGCACAGGCCTATTACACGATGGATGCCACAACCATCCGCGATGCCTTCCGCAAATGGATCCGCCCGGCGGATCTGGCCACAATCATCAAGGGGCCGGTTACTACGCCGTAA
- the rpsA gene encoding 30S ribosomal protein S1 has translation MASATTQPVADHKGGEDFAALLEETLGRDSAFDGSVVTGRVVRLTDEFAIVDVGLKSEGRVSLKEFGPPGVTPDVKPGDVIELFVERYEDRDGSIVLSREKARREEAWSNLEKAFESNQRVNGTIYGRVKGGFTVDLGGAMAFLPGSQVDIRPVRDVTPLMGVPQPFQILKMDRARGNIVVSRRAVLEETRAEQRSELIQGLKEGMILDGVVKNITDYGAFVDLGGVDGLLHVTDIAWKRINHPSEALQIGQPVRVQVIRFNPDTQRISLGMKQLEADPWENVAIKYPPGARYTGRVTNITDYGAFVELEPGVEGLVHVSEMSWTKKNVHPGKIVATSQEVDVMVLDVDSAKRRISLGLKQVQRNPWEQFAEEHKVGSVVEGEIRNITEFGLFIGLSADIDGMVHMSDLSWDEPGEVAMSHYEKGQVVKAKVLDVDVEKERISLGIKQLHEDPAADTLSKVQKGAVVTCIVTAVQSNGIEVKVDDVLTGFIRRAELARDKADQRPERFAVGERVDAKVVSVDRAARKLALTIRGREVEEDKQAITDYGSSDSGASLGDILGAAIRRRNAEN, from the coding sequence ATGGCTTCAGCCACAACACAGCCCGTCGCCGACCATAAGGGTGGCGAGGACTTTGCCGCCCTTCTTGAGGAAACCCTTGGTCGGGACTCCGCCTTTGACGGTTCCGTTGTCACGGGTCGCGTCGTCCGCCTGACGGATGAATTCGCGATCGTCGATGTCGGCCTGAAAAGCGAAGGGCGCGTCTCCCTCAAGGAATTCGGCCCGCCGGGCGTTACCCCCGATGTCAAGCCGGGCGATGTCATCGAACTGTTCGTCGAGCGGTACGAAGATCGTGACGGATCCATCGTCCTGTCGCGTGAAAAAGCCCGTCGCGAGGAAGCCTGGTCGAACCTGGAAAAGGCGTTCGAAAGCAACCAGCGCGTCAACGGCACCATCTATGGCCGCGTCAAGGGTGGCTTCACCGTTGACCTGGGCGGCGCGATGGCGTTCCTGCCCGGCAGCCAGGTGGATATCCGTCCTGTACGCGACGTGACCCCGCTGATGGGCGTGCCCCAGCCCTTCCAGATCCTGAAGATGGACCGCGCACGCGGCAACATCGTCGTGTCGCGTCGTGCGGTTCTTGAAGAGACCCGTGCGGAACAGCGCAGCGAGCTGATCCAGGGCCTGAAGGAAGGCATGATCCTTGATGGCGTGGTCAAGAACATCACCGATTACGGTGCGTTCGTGGACCTCGGCGGCGTCGATGGCCTGCTGCATGTGACCGATATCGCATGGAAGCGCATCAACCACCCGTCCGAAGCCCTGCAGATCGGCCAGCCGGTTCGCGTGCAGGTCATCCGCTTCAACCCCGATACGCAGCGTATCTCGCTGGGCATGAAGCAGCTTGAGGCTGACCCGTGGGAAAACGTGGCGATCAAGTACCCCCCGGGTGCCCGTTACACCGGTCGCGTCACGAACATCACCGATTACGGTGCATTCGTGGAACTGGAGCCGGGCGTCGAGGGTCTGGTGCACGTGTCCGAAATGTCCTGGACGAAGAAAAACGTCCATCCGGGCAAGATCGTCGCCACTTCTCAGGAAGTCGATGTGATGGTTCTGGATGTGGACAGCGCGAAGCGCCGCATCTCGCTGGGCCTGAAGCAGGTGCAGCGCAACCCGTGGGAGCAGTTCGCCGAGGAACACAAGGTTGGTTCCGTGGTGGAAGGCGAGATCCGCAACATCACCGAGTTCGGCCTGTTCATCGGCCTGTCCGCCGACATCGACGGCATGGTTCACATGTCCGATCTGTCGTGGGACGAGCCGGGCGAAGTTGCCATGAGCCACTACGAAAAGGGCCAGGTCGTGAAGGCCAAGGTTCTGGACGTGGACGTGGAGAAGGAGCGCATCTCGCTCGGTATCAAGCAGCTGCATGAAGATCCGGCCGCCGATACCCTGAGCAAGGTGCAGAAGGGCGCCGTTGTGACCTGCATCGTGACCGCTGTTCAGTCGAACGGCATTGAGGTGAAGGTTGACGACGTGCTGACCGGTTTCATCCGCCGTGCGGAACTGGCACGCGACAAGGCCGACCAGCGTCCGGAGCGTTTTGCCGTTGGTGAGCGTGTCGATGCGAAGGTTGTCTCGGTTGACCGCGCAGCCCGCAAGCTGGCCCTGACCATCCGCGGCCGTGAGGTCGAGGAAGACAAGCAGGCGATCACCGACTACGGTTCGTCCGATAGCGGGGCTTCGCTGGGTGATATCCTGGGTGCAGCGATCCGTCGCCGTAACGCAGAGAACTGA